The DNA region CACGCTGATCGTCTCCGTCGTCGACGACGGCGTCGGCGGCGCCGACCCACGGGCCGGCACCGGTCTCGCCGGACTGCACGCCCGGCTCGACGCCCTCGACGGCGAACTCGACATCACCAGCCCCACCGGGGGCCCGACCCAGGTCAGGATGACGTGCCCGATCCACTGACCCCGCCACAGAACCCGCTGCGGATCGTGGTCGCCGAGGACGCGGCCCTGCTCCGGGAAGGGCTGGTGCGGATCCTCGAACGCGCCGGCCACGAGGTCGTCGCGGCCGTCGCCGACGCGCACGCCCTGCTCACGTACGCCGGAAACTGCCACCCCGACCTCGTCATCACCGACATCCGCATGCCACCCACCCACACCGACGAGGGACTGCGCGCGGCGGCGACCATCCGGGCCGCTCAACCCGGCGTCGCGATCATGTTGCTGTCGGCCTACGTCGCCGACGCCTACGTCGGCGAGCTGCTCGACTCGACCCCCGGCGGCGGCATCGGCTACCTGCTCAAGGACCGGGTCGGCCACGTACGCGACTTCCTGGACAGCATCGACCGGGTCGCCGCCGGCGGTACGGTCGTCGACGCCGAGGTCGTCCGCCAACTCGTCAGGCTGCGGCGGGCCGACGGCCCACTCGCCGGCCTCACCGAACGCGAACGCGAAGTGCTCGCGCTCATGGCCGAAGGCCACACCAACCGCGCGATCGCCGGCAAACTGTTCGTGAGCGAGGCAGCGGTACGCAAGCACATCGGCAACATCTTCACCAAGCTTCCGCTCGACCCGCATTCGGATCGCCGGGTCTCCGCCGTCCTCACCTACCTGCGCGGCTCACCGAGCGCGTGACACCTCACACGAGATCATGATCGGTGAAGGCTCGGGTGCGGTCACTCAACCGGATAGGATGATTCGTATAAGAGGACTTGCCTTTTCCAGCAAGTCATTACCTAGATCCACGTTGCCGATGGCAACGCCGGCTAGTAGCCACATGAGTCGGCGAGGGAGGATGAACCGGACTTCGACTTGGATGTGTTGGGCGCGTGGTTCACTGGTCTCTGTATCGAGGGTCATGTCGCCGGCCCGTTATTGGGGTTAGGCTCCGGCGAGCTTGTGGGGATCGCTGCAGGTCTGGCGATCTGCAGTTCTCCGTGGCGTCTGGTTCTCGGTTGGGAAGCAGGACTGCGTACCTCTGTCGGGGAGACGCCGAAATGCTGTTTGAAGTCCCGGGCGAACTGGTCAGGGCGGAGGTAGCCGTGCATAGCCATTATGGCCTTGATGGGTGTGCTGGCCAGCGAGGGGTCGCGTAGGCTTCGGTGGGATGCTTCGAGACGCACCTTCTTGAGCAGTTGCATTGGAGTGAATCCAGTGTTCTGGAATATCTTGAACAGGTAGCGCGGTGACACGTTGGCTATCTGCGCAAGCTTCTCGGGACCGAATGCCGGGTCGTTGAGGTGTCGGTGAAGGATGGCGCGGATACGTGCCCTATGTAGCAGTCGTCGAGTGCGCGGTGTGATTCCGTTCGGTTGGTTGAGTCGCTGACGGATCAGCCCGACCGCACACTCGCGTAGGGTGTTTGCGAGATCCGGTTCGTCTCCCTGTTCAGTGGCTGCATTGGTCAGCTCGATAAGGAACTGTGCGATCAGGCTGCGCCCGGGAAGGTTTCGTGGAATTGCGGTGCCGGCGAGTGACGTTATCGCCGATCGGCGCATTGGTATCAACTTTCGCGAGAATGTCAGCATGACCAGATGCATCGGTTTGGTTCCCATCGGGTGTATAGCCCGCCATGGCTGAGATAGGTCATACAATGCAATGTCCCGAGCGCGGAAGGACACCTGGGTGCCTGCCTGCTCCATCTGGGCGTTGCCGTTGACGCTCAGGAATAGGCGGTAGCACCCTGGGTCGCAGGCCCTGATGAGGCGGCCGGTTCGGTTTCCGATAATCTCGGAGTCTGCAGCCCACGTCACTTCCTCGATTTTGAAGTCGCCGATCTCGGCGACCGACATCACTGCGAGCAACTTGTCTGGTGCGCGTCCGTGGATGGCAACTGGGGCCAGCTCGGCAGCAGCGCCCTCGCGGGCATATTCGTACCGCTCGAGCGGGTGAACAGATCTGGTGTCATACAGCACGTACATGGCCGTCCCTCTACTCCAAAGACGATTGACGTCTACCCATTGTCCGCTGGAGAGACCAGTCCGGAGTTGGCTGTGGACGCACCTCTGGCGATGATCAGCAAGATCGCTCCGTTGCTCACCGGCGGCACCTGGCCTGTCCCCCAGTCCTCATCGTGAATCTCGTGAACCTCGGCGGCCCGCCGGATTAGGACAGCGGTCGTCGCAGCTCAATCGGTAGGTTGCGATGGGGAGCACCGACACGCGGAGGTTCGGGTGGACAGAGCGTCGACATCGCTGGCGGAGTTGCTGCATGTCGCGGAGTGGGGGCCACGTCAGCTTGTGGTAGCGATCAACGCCAGGCTGTCCAGTCAGGGGCGGGACCGGCTCAGACTCGATCCGACGGCTGGGTACGCCTGGGTGCGACGTGGGTTCTGCCCTCGGCAGCCCATCCCGGACCTGGCCGCTGCTGTGCTCTCCGAACGGCTCGGCTATCCGGTTTCCGTAGATCAACTGTGGCCAGGGCGAGGCGGCGCGGCGACCGGGCAACAGTCGGCAGTCGATGACCTCGGCTCCATGGCGCACCTCGACGATCTGCTGCGCGAACTCGGCAGGCTCGCCGTCACCACATCTGCGCCGAGCAGCCCCATCGGCGATGCGTCCGGCGCTGACCTGACGGCTACGATCCATGACCAACTCCGGAGTGCTGTCCTCGTGGCGCGCAATCGGGCTGGTCATGAGTACGTGCTTCCGGAGCAGGTGGACCTGATCGCAGCTCACGTCGCGGCGTTGCGCCAACTCGACGATCGCCAGGGCGGCGGCACGCTGAGTCTCCGATACGTCACCGCAGAGCTACGCAACGTCGTCGATCTCGTCAACCACGCGAACTATGACGCGGCGACCGGCCGGCGTCTGCTGGCTATCGTGGCCGACCTGTCTCAGCTTCTCGGATGGCTGCACTTTGACTCCAGTCGTTACGGCTCCGCCGAGCGGTATCTGCTGCTGAGCGTCGGCGTGTGTCGGGCATCCGGTGCGAGCGACCGGGCAGCCAACGCCATCGGGATGCTGAGCTACGTGTCGGCCTTCGCGGGCCACGGCGCGGATGCCGTTCGCCTGGCGGAGGCAGCGGCCGCTGAGGGGCGTTCCCCATACCGACGGTTGCGGGCTCGGCTGTTGGGACGAGAAGCTACCGCTGCGGCGGCTGACGGGGACCTGTCTCGATTCCGCAGGTCGGCTGATCAGGCCATCGATGCGCTCGATCATAGTCAGGATTCGGCGGAGACCTCGTTCCTTTACTACCTGAGTCCGGAGCAGCTCAGTGCGGAAACCGGGCAGGGACTGGTCGTTCTCGCGGAGCGGACCACCGCGAACCGCAGCCGGCTCCTCGACGAGGGGATCAACCTGCTCGCGGGTGCCGTCGCCACCATGATCGCCCCGCACCGGGCCGGTGGTGCACCTCCGTACGCACGATCCGGCCTGCTGCACCTCACGTTCCTCGCGAGGGCGCACCTGCTACGCGGCGACGTGCCGGAAGCCGTGGCGGTCATGCGGGCCGGCCT from Solwaraspora sp. WMMD791 includes:
- a CDS encoding response regulator transcription factor; translation: MRIVVAEDAALLREGLVRILERAGHEVVAAVADAHALLTYAGNCHPDLVITDIRMPPTHTDEGLRAAATIRAAQPGVAIMLLSAYVADAYVGELLDSTPGGGIGYLLKDRVGHVRDFLDSIDRVAAGGTVVDAEVVRQLVRLRRADGPLAGLTEREREVLALMAEGHTNRAIAGKLFVSEAAVRKHIGNIFTKLPLDPHSDRRVSAVLTYLRGSPSA
- a CDS encoding helix-turn-helix domain-containing protein, translating into MYVLYDTRSVHPLERYEYAREGAAAELAPVAIHGRAPDKLLAVMSVAEIGDFKIEEVTWAADSEIIGNRTGRLIRACDPGCYRLFLSVNGNAQMEQAGTQVSFRARDIALYDLSQPWRAIHPMGTKPMHLVMLTFSRKLIPMRRSAITSLAGTAIPRNLPGRSLIAQFLIELTNAATEQGDEPDLANTLRECAVGLIRQRLNQPNGITPRTRRLLHRARIRAILHRHLNDPAFGPEKLAQIANVSPRYLFKIFQNTGFTPMQLLKKVRLEASHRSLRDPSLASTPIKAIMAMHGYLRPDQFARDFKQHFGVSPTEVRSPASQPRTRRHGELQIARPAAIPTSSPEPNPNNGPAT